From Pseudomonas poae, the proteins below share one genomic window:
- a CDS encoding sigma-54 dependent transcriptional regulator, with amino-acid sequence MIVTPVQRRLLVVDPCDDCHGLLPGLRTAGWEVHSCALEAVGERTCDVGLLRLQPYHLERPEAVKELIGRSGTEWIAVLSQDVLRLQNVGDFVCEWFFDFHTLPFDVARVQVTLGRAFGMARLRGKGHMLVDEPEHELLGDSRPIRELRKLLSKLAPTESPVLIRGDSGTGKELVAKTLHRQSQRHAKPFVAINCGAIPEHLIQSELFGHEKGAFTGAHQRKVGRIEAAHGGTLFLDEIGDLPMELQANLLRFLQEKQIERVGGSQPIPVDVRVLAATHVDLEAAVEKGTFREDLYYRLNVLQVVTAPLRERHGDVAMLANHFSRFYSQETGRRPRTFSDEALVSMGEHSWPGNVRELANRVRRGLVLAEGRQIEAVDLGLKSQQAISLPMATLEDYKHRAERQALCDVLNRHSDNLSVAARVLGVSRPTFYRLLHKHQIR; translated from the coding sequence ATGATTGTTACACCCGTGCAGCGCCGCTTGCTTGTGGTCGACCCCTGCGACGACTGCCATGGGCTATTGCCCGGCTTACGCACCGCCGGGTGGGAGGTGCACAGCTGCGCGCTGGAGGCCGTCGGCGAACGGACCTGCGATGTGGGCCTGCTGCGTTTACAGCCCTACCACCTGGAACGCCCGGAAGCGGTCAAGGAACTGATCGGCCGCAGCGGCACCGAGTGGATCGCGGTACTTAGCCAGGACGTGCTGCGCTTGCAGAATGTCGGTGATTTCGTCTGTGAGTGGTTCTTTGACTTCCATACGTTGCCCTTCGATGTCGCCCGCGTGCAGGTCACGCTGGGCCGCGCTTTCGGCATGGCACGCCTGCGCGGCAAGGGCCACATGCTGGTGGATGAGCCCGAGCATGAATTGCTCGGTGACAGCCGACCGATTCGTGAACTGCGTAAATTGCTATCCAAGTTGGCACCCACCGAATCCCCGGTGTTGATCCGCGGGGACAGCGGCACCGGTAAAGAGCTGGTGGCCAAGACCCTGCATCGTCAATCCCAGCGCCACGCCAAGCCGTTTGTCGCAATCAATTGCGGGGCCATTCCCGAACACCTGATCCAATCCGAATTATTCGGCCATGAGAAAGGCGCGTTCACCGGCGCCCATCAGCGCAAGGTCGGGCGTATCGAGGCGGCTCACGGCGGTACGCTGTTCCTGGATGAAATCGGTGATTTGCCGATGGAACTGCAGGCTAACCTGCTGCGTTTTCTGCAGGAAAAACAGATCGAGCGCGTTGGTGGCAGCCAGCCGATTCCGGTAGATGTACGGGTTCTGGCCGCGACCCACGTGGACCTCGAAGCCGCAGTTGAAAAGGGCACATTCCGCGAAGACCTGTATTACCGGCTCAATGTTCTGCAAGTGGTGACCGCGCCGTTGCGCGAGCGGCATGGCGATGTGGCGATGCTGGCCAACCATTTTTCGCGGTTTTACAGTCAGGAAACCGGTCGCCGCCCGCGCACCTTCAGTGACGAGGCCCTGGTCTCCATGGGCGAACACTCCTGGCCGGGCAATGTGCGCGAGCTGGCCAACCGCGTGCGCCGTGGCCTGGTGCTTGCCGAAGGGCGCCAGATCGAGGCCGTTGATCTGGGATTGAAAAGCCAGCAGGCAATCTCGCTGCCGATGGCTACACTGGAAGACTATAAGCACCGCGCCGAGCGTCAGGCGCTGTGCGATGTGCTCAACCGGCACAGCGACAACCTGAGTGTCGCGGCCCGCGTGCTGGGGGTTTCCCGGCCCACGTTCTACCGGTTGCTGCACAAACACCAGATCCGCTAG
- a CDS encoding HAD family hydrolase, which produces MSDAAIHPIRFILSDVDGTLLHPDHRLSQRTADAIHALRDAGVFFSLASGRPPKAMLHLIETFGIDVPVAGFNGGTLINPDGSILVAHHLPAEAALVTLALFSAEPDVEVWVFADGDWLRRDPPGPMQQREADGLGYGPVVVESFEPYLDRVDKIVAASHNTQLLVELEAQLQPKVQGLAQVSRSQPVYLDVTAMLANKGEALKTLAAHLGVPMEQTAAIGDGGNDPAMFQVAGLSIAMGQAEEAVKRQASVVTGSNVEDGAAEAIERFILAAR; this is translated from the coding sequence ATGAGTGACGCAGCGATTCATCCCATCCGTTTTATCCTCAGTGACGTGGACGGTACGCTGCTGCATCCGGATCACCGCCTTAGCCAGCGCACGGCCGATGCGATTCACGCCTTGCGCGACGCCGGGGTGTTTTTCAGCCTGGCCAGCGGGCGGCCGCCCAAGGCCATGCTGCACCTGATCGAGACCTTCGGCATTGATGTGCCGGTGGCCGGCTTCAATGGCGGCACGCTGATCAACCCGGATGGCAGCATCCTGGTTGCCCATCATTTGCCGGCCGAAGCGGCGCTGGTGACTCTGGCGCTGTTCTCGGCCGAGCCGGACGTGGAGGTGTGGGTGTTTGCCGACGGCGACTGGCTGCGCCGTGACCCGCCAGGGCCGATGCAGCAGCGTGAAGCCGATGGCCTGGGCTATGGGCCGGTGGTGGTGGAGAGTTTTGAGCCGTACCTGGACCGGGTCGACAAGATCGTCGCCGCCAGCCACAACACGCAGTTGCTGGTGGAACTGGAAGCGCAGCTGCAGCCCAAGGTGCAGGGGCTGGCCCAAGTGTCACGCTCGCAGCCGGTGTACCTGGACGTAACGGCCATGCTCGCCAACAAGGGCGAAGCCTTGAAGACCTTGGCCGCGCACCTTGGCGTGCCCATGGAGCAGACGGCGGCCATCGGCGATGGCGGCAATGACCCAGCGATGTTTCAGGTGGCCGGGTTGTCGATTGCCATGGGGCAGGCGGAGGAAGCCGTCAAGCGCCAGGCGAGTGTGGTCACCGGCAGCAATGTCGAGGACGGCGCTGCGGAAGCAATCGAACGGTTTATTCTTGCCGCGCGGTAA
- the zwf gene encoding glucose-6-phosphate dehydrogenase, with translation MTANGKKSKAEPAPPTTLFLFGAHGDLVKRLLMPALYNLSRDGLLGDGLRIVGVDHNAISDADFAKKLEDFIRTEAASKVKGSADNALDPALWAQLAKGISYVEGDFLDDGTYADIGQKIADSGTGNAVFYLATAPRFFSDVVQRLGSAGLLTETDDSFRRVVIEKPFGSDLATAEALNASLLKVMSEKQIYRIDHYLGKETVQNILISRFSNVLFEAFWNNHYIDHVQITAAETVGVETRGNFFEKTGTLRDMVPNHLFQLLAMVAMEPPAAFGADAVRGEKAKVVGAIRPWSTEEARANSVRGQYTAGEIGGKPLPGYREEPNVAPGSSTETFVALKVMIDNWRWVGVPFYLRTGKRMSVRDTEIVICFKPAPYAQFRDTEVDELKPTYLKIQIQPNEGMWFDLLAKKPGPTLDMANIQLGFAYKDFFEMQPSTGYETLIYDCMTGDQTLFQRADNIENGWRAVQPFLDAWKEDDGIQTYKAGEDGPAAADALLARDGRTWHSLG, from the coding sequence ATGACCGCCAACGGCAAGAAATCCAAGGCCGAACCCGCACCACCCACCACCTTGTTTCTGTTTGGCGCCCATGGCGACCTGGTCAAGCGCCTGCTGATGCCGGCGCTGTACAACCTCAGTCGTGATGGGCTGCTGGGCGACGGTTTGCGCATTGTCGGGGTTGATCACAACGCCATCAGCGATGCCGACTTCGCCAAGAAGCTCGAAGATTTCATTCGCACCGAAGCGGCGAGCAAGGTCAAGGGCAGCGCGGATAACGCGTTGGACCCGGCCTTGTGGGCGCAATTGGCCAAGGGCATCAGCTACGTCGAGGGGGATTTCCTCGACGACGGCACCTACGCCGACATCGGCCAGAAAATCGCCGACAGCGGCACCGGCAATGCAGTGTTCTACCTCGCCACCGCGCCGCGTTTCTTCAGTGACGTGGTGCAGCGCCTGGGCAGTGCCGGCTTGCTGACCGAAACCGATGACAGCTTCCGTCGTGTGGTGATCGAAAAACCTTTCGGTTCCGACCTGGCGACCGCCGAAGCGTTGAACGCCAGTTTGCTCAAGGTGATGAGCGAGAAGCAGATCTATCGCATCGACCATTACCTGGGCAAGGAAACGGTGCAGAACATTCTGATCAGCCGGTTCTCCAACGTGCTGTTCGAAGCGTTCTGGAACAACCATTACATCGATCATGTGCAAATCACCGCCGCCGAAACCGTCGGCGTGGAAACCCGGGGCAATTTCTTCGAGAAAACCGGCACGCTGCGCGACATGGTGCCCAATCACCTTTTCCAGTTGCTGGCGATGGTCGCCATGGAACCGCCGGCGGCGTTCGGCGCCGATGCCGTGCGCGGTGAAAAGGCCAAGGTGGTGGGTGCCATCAGGCCCTGGTCCACGGAAGAAGCGCGAGCCAATTCGGTACGTGGCCAGTACACCGCCGGTGAAATCGGCGGCAAGCCATTGCCCGGTTACCGCGAAGAGCCCAACGTCGCCCCCGGCAGCAGCACCGAGACCTTCGTGGCCCTCAAGGTGATGATCGATAACTGGCGTTGGGTCGGCGTGCCATTCTACTTGCGCACCGGCAAACGCATGAGCGTTCGTGACACCGAAATCGTGATCTGCTTCAAGCCGGCGCCGTATGCGCAGTTCCGTGACACCGAAGTCGATGAGCTCAAGCCGACGTACCTGAAGATCCAGATTCAGCCGAATGAAGGCATGTGGTTCGACCTGCTGGCGAAAAAGCCCGGGCCGACCCTGGACATGGCCAATATTCAGTTGGGGTTCGCCTACAAGGACTTCTTCGAGATGCAGCCGTCGACCGGCTACGAAACCCTGATCTACGACTGCATGACCGGTGACCAGACCCTGTTTCAGAGGGCCGACAACATCGAGAATGGCTGGCGTGCGGTGCAGCCCTTCCTCGATGCGTGGAAGGAAGACGACGGCATTCAGACCTACAAGGCCGGTGAAGACGGCCCTGCAGCGGCTGACGCGTTGCTGGCCCGCGATGGCCGTACCTGGCATAGCCTCGGATGA